In one Mesorhizobium australicum genomic region, the following are encoded:
- a CDS encoding alpha/beta fold hydrolase — protein sequence MLGTPKWIEINGIRTRYFDKGAGEPIALITGGNFGSPSSASVVEIWHGNFEVLSRQYRVIAFDKLGQGHTDNPANDDYRMQAVVAHAASFLSALGLRGIHIVGQSRGAMLAARLTLECPELIRSCTLVNTGTLSPGVGLNEVELSGCPFPPVSRESQRWVFERCAYRPESIVEPLVEAGYEVLRLPKYQEAVMKMTRGGLAETLFLRQLAPLKRETLQWISDAGLGRPTQIIWGYNDHTTTLEAAVDLFQLISSRDAGASFHLINEAGHHPFHEHPAQFNAIMLEFLARLRR from the coding sequence GTGCTGGGAACGCCGAAATGGATCGAGATCAACGGAATTCGGACGCGCTACTTTGACAAGGGAGCCGGCGAACCCATCGCCCTCATCACCGGAGGGAATTTCGGATCCCCCAGTTCGGCTTCGGTAGTCGAGATCTGGCATGGGAACTTCGAGGTCCTATCGCGTCAGTATCGGGTGATCGCATTCGACAAGCTTGGCCAAGGACACACAGACAACCCTGCGAATGACGACTACCGCATGCAGGCGGTGGTCGCGCATGCCGCCTCGTTCCTGTCGGCGCTTGGCCTGCGCGGGATACATATCGTCGGGCAGTCCAGGGGCGCGATGCTTGCCGCGCGACTGACGCTCGAGTGCCCCGAGCTCATCCGCAGTTGCACACTGGTCAATACAGGCACTCTTTCGCCGGGCGTGGGATTGAATGAGGTCGAGCTGTCGGGATGCCCCTTCCCGCCCGTATCGCGCGAGTCCCAACGCTGGGTGTTCGAGCGTTGCGCCTATCGACCCGAGAGCATCGTCGAGCCCCTCGTAGAGGCCGGCTACGAAGTTCTCCGCCTGCCCAAATACCAGGAAGCGGTCATGAAGATGACCAGGGGTGGACTCGCCGAGACACTCTTCCTGCGCCAACTGGCGCCGCTCAAACGCGAGACACTGCAATGGATCAGCGATGCCGGACTTGGCCGGCCGACGCAGATCATCTGGGGCTACAACGATCACACGACCACACTCGAAGCTGCCGTGGATTTGTTTCAGCTCATCTCCTCGCGCGACGCCGGCGCGTCCTTTCACCTCATCAACGAGGCCGGCCACCACCCGTTTCACGAACACCCCGCCCAGTTCAACGCCATCATGCTGGAATTCCTGGCACGCCTCAGGCGCTGA
- a CDS encoding LysR family transcriptional regulator — MISTNFLRQRLKIRHLRLIRAINEMKSISLAAEQMGVTQAAVSKTKAEIEDIIGMPLFRHDLERWQPTEIGARLIDAAYLILSEIDSVNDELMHLREGVHGSVVVGIRTYALLPNLATAVARFKAIFPKIAVSLIDAPYHELMEQAERGHVDLIISPLADDEPRFKHVSVPIKAAHHMIFASRGHPLLAESNPVWRDAVQYPWCVAPIGTRTRRHLEVLLKKLDLPFPADVIETNSLVLSLALLREAQLLTVLPVAIGQGLDVYANAGSPASDTHMGQGVGERVNLPIYDIGDTVQLTWLSDRVLSPATCRLRDFLILRFNPKESRSVPNFRWTGPPVEPDSLSF, encoded by the coding sequence ATGATCAGCACCAATTTCCTTCGTCAGCGCCTGAAGATCCGCCATCTGCGCCTCATCCGGGCGATCAATGAGATGAAGTCGATCAGCCTGGCCGCCGAGCAGATGGGCGTCACCCAAGCGGCCGTGTCGAAGACGAAAGCCGAGATCGAGGACATCATTGGCATGCCGCTTTTCAGGCATGACCTCGAACGCTGGCAGCCGACCGAGATCGGCGCGAGACTGATTGATGCCGCCTACCTGATTTTGAGCGAGATCGACTCCGTCAACGACGAACTGATGCATCTGCGCGAAGGCGTGCATGGCAGCGTCGTGGTCGGGATACGGACCTATGCGCTTCTGCCGAACCTCGCAACCGCCGTGGCCAGGTTCAAGGCGATCTTTCCGAAAATAGCGGTGAGCCTGATCGACGCACCTTATCACGAGCTGATGGAACAGGCGGAGCGCGGCCACGTCGATCTCATCATCAGCCCTCTCGCCGATGACGAACCGCGCTTCAAACACGTGAGCGTCCCGATCAAGGCCGCGCATCATATGATTTTCGCCAGCCGAGGGCATCCGCTGTTGGCCGAGTCGAACCCTGTATGGAGGGACGCAGTCCAGTATCCGTGGTGCGTGGCGCCGATCGGCACCCGCACCCGGCGCCATCTTGAAGTCTTGCTCAAGAAACTCGACCTGCCGTTTCCCGCTGATGTGATCGAAACTAATTCCCTGGTCCTGAGCCTCGCCTTGCTGCGCGAAGCCCAGCTGTTGACCGTCCTGCCCGTTGCGATCGGCCAAGGTCTCGACGTGTACGCGAATGCGGGCTCTCCGGCGAGCGACACCCACATGGGCCAGGGAGTGGGCGAACGCGTGAACCTTCCGATCTACGATATCGGCGACACCGTCCAGCTGACATGGCTCAGCGATCGGGTACTGTCGCCGGCCACGTGTAGATTGCGCGATTTCCTCATCCTGCGCTTCAACCCCAAGGAGAGTAGGTCGGTCCCAAACTTCCGCTGGACCGGCCCGCCGGTAGAGCCTGATTCCTTGTCCTTCTGA
- a CDS encoding TRAP transporter substrate-binding protein, with translation MLQARLLRCVVAPTFSEPADGENRGEPRMFWKKAVLSLVVAGFFGMNAAKAETEFTFSSWIPWTHGLNVHLYIPWAEAVEKASNGEIKIRFLPKSVAAPRAYLDAVRTGQTDIGFGTHSYSPQLFAAYHFTDFPFLGDRSVVTSVALQRTHDKFLADKNLYDGVQLIGINTLGPGLLFHRTKLIKSPEDMVGQKIRTGGEITRRLVEGLGGVSVAQPITKAYELLSTGVVDGHAGHWEQLVGFKLAEVLPYATIIPGGLNSGSMYLMVNKAKYDSLSPVGKAAFDKYSGEVFAKMAGEAWDKINDEGKAAAVAAGTTIADAPDAVIDAMKKVSVEFEAEYYKEVAATDLDGKAILDYFRSQVDELKAK, from the coding sequence GTGCTGCAAGCGCGGCTGCTCCGGTGCGTCGTCGCGCCAACTTTTTCCGAACCTGCGGATGGGGAAAATCGAGGAGAACCAAGAATGTTCTGGAAAAAAGCAGTCCTGAGTCTGGTGGTGGCCGGCTTCTTCGGCATGAACGCGGCGAAGGCGGAAACCGAGTTCACTTTCTCGTCTTGGATACCTTGGACGCACGGGCTGAACGTCCATCTCTACATTCCGTGGGCGGAGGCGGTCGAGAAGGCGTCGAACGGGGAAATCAAGATCCGATTTCTCCCCAAAAGCGTCGCAGCGCCGCGGGCCTATCTCGATGCGGTCCGGACCGGCCAGACGGACATCGGCTTCGGTACGCACTCCTATTCGCCGCAACTCTTTGCCGCGTATCACTTCACCGATTTCCCCTTTCTGGGAGACCGTTCCGTCGTGACATCGGTGGCATTGCAACGCACGCATGACAAATTCCTCGCCGACAAGAACCTCTACGATGGCGTCCAGCTGATCGGCATTAATACGCTGGGCCCAGGCCTTCTCTTCCACCGCACAAAGCTGATCAAATCGCCCGAGGATATGGTTGGGCAGAAGATCCGCACCGGCGGCGAGATCACGCGGCGGTTGGTCGAAGGGCTTGGAGGCGTATCCGTGGCCCAGCCGATCACCAAGGCTTATGAGCTCCTGTCGACCGGTGTCGTCGACGGACACGCAGGACACTGGGAGCAGCTCGTCGGCTTCAAGCTCGCCGAAGTGCTTCCCTACGCGACGATCATCCCCGGAGGCCTCAACAGCGGCAGTATGTATTTGATGGTCAACAAGGCGAAATACGACTCCCTTTCGCCGGTCGGCAAGGCGGCATTCGACAAATACTCCGGCGAGGTCTTCGCCAAGATGGCCGGCGAAGCCTGGGACAAGATCAACGACGAAGGCAAGGCAGCGGCAGTGGCCGCAGGCACGACGATCGCTGACGCTCCCGACGCCGTCATCGATGCGATGAAGAAAGTCAGCGTGGAGTTCGAAGCAGAATACTACAAGGAGGTTGCCGCGACCGACTTGGACGGGAAGGCCATCCTGGACTACTTCCGCTCCCAGGTCGATGAGCTGAAGGCGAAATGA
- a CDS encoding TRAP transporter small permease, with protein MSAKPEHDAARKGITHWLGDLPSRALALIAGLILFAMMLLTLFDVAGRYLFNSPLPATSELIALMIAGLVFCALPYVCFREMHVTIDILDDVVPDWLKRIQGVFVNVFSAVALLVIAWRLYEMSITHYRYEEVSDELLMPFWPFTAAMAFLGVVAAWAQICAAAQYATGARSTPAQSYHGGE; from the coding sequence ATGAGCGCGAAGCCGGAGCACGACGCCGCGCGCAAGGGCATCACGCACTGGCTCGGCGACCTGCCGAGCCGTGCCCTGGCCCTGATCGCCGGTCTGATACTTTTCGCGATGATGCTTCTGACGCTGTTCGACGTCGCAGGTCGTTACCTCTTCAACAGCCCGCTGCCTGCAACATCCGAGCTGATAGCCCTCATGATCGCAGGCCTCGTATTCTGCGCTCTTCCCTACGTCTGTTTCAGGGAAATGCACGTTACGATCGACATTCTCGACGACGTCGTTCCTGACTGGCTCAAGCGCATCCAGGGCGTGTTCGTAAATGTCTTCTCCGCGGTTGCGCTGCTGGTGATTGCATGGCGGCTCTACGAGATGTCGATCACGCACTACCGCTACGAAGAAGTGTCCGATGAATTGCTGATGCCTTTTTGGCCCTTCACCGCAGCCATGGCGTTTCTTGGCGTTGTGGCGGCTTGGGCGCAAATCTGCGCGGCGGCCCAATATGCAACGGGTGCGAGGTCCACGCCCGCGCAATCTTATCACGGCGGAGAGTAG
- a CDS encoding TRAP transporter large permease — protein MTEALVGFAALLLLSFMRVPIAFAMAVVGGLGMLWVASASAAFANIGQTAFDAAVNYELSVMPLFVLMGNFITRARLSDELYAASYAFLGHRRGGLAMATVVACGGFGAVCGSSLATAATMSKVAMPSMRRYGYDDGLAAGSVAAGGTLGILIPPSVLLVLYGIMTQTSIGKLFAAGIAPGIVGICFYLLAVQSVIALWPQLGPPGERSNWASRLAALRGVWGVLLLFGIVMGGIYGGVFTPTEAAGIGAAGAFLFFLGRKQTLAELLHHLAVVSVAGVILMGALLLLRLLTGGAVGTSLAAAVFTVVLALVSLGLLRRHAGSGENVLARLSGASAMLAVQLAAILVLLAVLAGISRGTTGAVQFIGSNGPFAVLSLLFCALAGKLTYSARAWGEVYETLLESAVTVASLFTVLIGALLFANFVNYTTFPDVLLEITRTFEGSPWLVLVSILAIYIVLGCVFESLSMILLTVPIFFPVIIELAPGFGLTADEAAIWFGIVVVVVTEISLITPPVGLNVFVLRGLLPDVSTTTIFRGVTAFWIADIFRLAVIAALPIVSLWLTQFVK, from the coding sequence GTGACCGAAGCACTGGTGGGTTTTGCAGCGCTTCTGCTGCTGTCGTTCATGCGCGTGCCGATCGCCTTCGCAATGGCGGTGGTCGGCGGACTGGGCATGCTGTGGGTCGCCAGCGCATCGGCGGCGTTCGCGAACATCGGACAGACCGCGTTCGACGCGGCGGTCAATTACGAACTCTCCGTAATGCCGCTCTTCGTGCTCATGGGCAACTTCATCACCCGTGCACGGCTGTCGGATGAACTCTACGCGGCCTCCTACGCCTTCCTGGGGCATCGACGCGGCGGACTCGCCATGGCGACGGTCGTGGCCTGCGGCGGCTTCGGTGCGGTCTGCGGATCCTCGCTCGCGACCGCAGCGACGATGTCGAAGGTCGCGATGCCCTCAATGCGCCGATACGGCTATGACGACGGCCTAGCCGCCGGATCGGTGGCCGCCGGCGGAACGCTGGGTATCCTCATTCCGCCGAGCGTCCTTCTCGTTCTCTACGGCATCATGACCCAGACAAGCATCGGCAAGCTCTTTGCCGCGGGCATCGCTCCCGGAATTGTCGGCATCTGCTTCTACCTGCTGGCCGTACAGTCCGTCATCGCGCTCTGGCCCCAGCTTGGTCCGCCCGGGGAGCGGTCGAACTGGGCTTCGCGCCTGGCGGCGCTGCGTGGCGTCTGGGGCGTGCTGCTTCTTTTTGGAATCGTGATGGGTGGAATCTATGGAGGTGTCTTCACGCCGACCGAGGCGGCCGGCATCGGCGCCGCGGGTGCGTTCCTCTTCTTCCTTGGACGCAAGCAGACGTTGGCGGAACTGCTTCATCATTTGGCGGTCGTGTCCGTCGCCGGCGTGATCTTGATGGGGGCGCTGCTGCTCTTGCGGTTGCTGACCGGCGGCGCTGTCGGGACATCCCTTGCCGCCGCGGTGTTCACCGTGGTGCTCGCGCTTGTCAGCCTCGGGCTCCTACGGCGTCATGCGGGATCCGGTGAGAATGTCTTGGCGCGGCTTTCCGGCGCTTCGGCCATGCTCGCCGTGCAGCTTGCCGCCATTCTGGTGCTCTTGGCAGTGTTGGCCGGCATTTCGCGCGGAACAACAGGTGCCGTCCAGTTCATTGGCTCGAATGGACCCTTTGCCGTGCTGTCGCTGCTCTTTTGCGCTCTTGCCGGAAAGCTGACCTACTCGGCGCGCGCCTGGGGCGAGGTCTACGAAACCCTGCTCGAAAGCGCAGTGACGGTCGCGTCGCTCTTTACGGTGCTGATTGGTGCCTTGCTCTTCGCGAACTTCGTCAACTACACGACGTTTCCCGACGTGCTGCTGGAAATCACGAGAACGTTCGAGGGCAGCCCGTGGCTGGTGCTGGTATCAATCCTGGCAATCTACATCGTGCTCGGCTGCGTGTTCGAGAGCCTGTCGATGATTCTTCTCACCGTGCCGATCTTCTTCCCCGTCATAATAGAGCTTGCGCCGGGCTTCGGCTTGACTGCGGACGAAGCCGCCATCTGGTTTGGCATCGTCGTGGTCGTCGTCACTGAGATCAGCCTCATAACCCCTCCTGTCGGATTGAACGTCTTCGTTCTGAGGGGGCTGCTGCCTGATGTCTCGACCACTACGATCTTCCGTGGCGTGACGGCGTTCTGGATCGCCGACATCTTCAGACTGGCAGTAATTGCCGCCTTGCCCATCGTCAGCCTCTGGTTGACGCAGTTCGTCAAATAG
- a CDS encoding bifunctional 3-(3-hydroxy-phenyl)propionate/3-hydroxycinnamic acid hydroxylase, whose translation MPTYPSRTQVVIVGAGPTGLTVANLLAAYGVNFVVLDREPGPMNLPRAIVLDDEGARTLQVFGLDKSYVAHTMKAVGSKYLDDAGNCIAETGAGPETYGFAKRQYIYQPELERALRERLEEQAPGCLFFASDVTLVSEVSDEPVVNVTDESGRQHQIKTEWVLACDGGRSPIRESLRIGMSGNTYTQDWIVLDMIEDPDPSRFSKFYCSSIRPTVSVPAPNGGRRYEFMLLPGEKREDVLADSFLADLLKPFRDYDSSKVLRKTVYTFHARMADRFRSGRILLLGDSAHLTPPFAGQGMNAGLRDAHNVAWKIAAAVKGGADAAILDSYELERRKPAWDMILVAVTMGNFVMPADAEQLRFRELLLAALGPYPNVRDYLIQMKFKPRPRYAEGLFLDLDIPCFEASLVGEMIPQPRVPSGGGAVLLDERLGPGFALITQSPAARAAAIGVGHEMLGLPMAHVHLDNGDPFADTANWMRIDPSARPLLTHRDQVMLVRPDRYCAASFDPAELVSGLSRYRSLFSRVNLASSSAIERAVAFSASP comes from the coding sequence ATGCCAACTTACCCTTCCCGCACCCAGGTCGTGATCGTCGGCGCGGGTCCAACGGGATTGACGGTGGCCAATCTTCTGGCGGCCTATGGCGTGAATTTCGTCGTGCTTGACCGCGAGCCGGGACCGATGAACCTGCCGCGTGCCATCGTTCTGGATGACGAAGGCGCGCGAACCTTGCAAGTGTTCGGGCTCGACAAGAGCTATGTCGCGCACACGATGAAGGCGGTCGGCTCCAAGTATCTCGATGATGCAGGCAACTGCATCGCCGAGACGGGCGCAGGACCTGAAACCTATGGTTTCGCCAAGAGGCAGTACATTTACCAGCCCGAGCTTGAGCGGGCTCTACGTGAGCGGCTCGAAGAACAGGCGCCGGGCTGTCTGTTCTTCGCCTCGGACGTCACGCTCGTTTCGGAGGTGAGCGACGAACCGGTCGTGAACGTCACCGACGAAAGCGGCAGGCAGCACCAGATCAAAACCGAGTGGGTTCTCGCCTGCGATGGCGGAAGAAGTCCGATCCGCGAGAGCCTTCGCATCGGCATGTCCGGCAACACGTACACGCAAGACTGGATCGTTCTCGACATGATCGAAGATCCAGATCCTTCCAGATTCTCGAAGTTCTATTGCAGCTCCATCCGGCCGACGGTCAGCGTGCCTGCGCCGAATGGAGGGCGTCGATACGAGTTCATGCTCCTTCCTGGCGAGAAGCGGGAAGACGTTCTCGCCGACAGCTTCCTTGCCGACCTGCTGAAACCTTTTCGGGACTACGATAGCTCCAAGGTCCTGCGTAAGACCGTGTATACGTTCCACGCTCGGATGGCCGACAGGTTCAGGTCCGGGCGGATCCTCCTCCTTGGAGACTCGGCACATCTCACCCCTCCCTTCGCCGGACAAGGGATGAATGCGGGCCTGCGCGACGCCCATAACGTCGCCTGGAAGATAGCCGCCGCGGTAAAGGGCGGCGCCGATGCGGCGATTCTGGACAGCTACGAGTTGGAACGGCGCAAGCCGGCATGGGATATGATCCTGGTCGCGGTCACCATGGGCAACTTCGTGATGCCGGCCGATGCCGAACAGCTGCGGTTCAGAGAACTGCTGCTCGCTGCGCTGGGACCGTATCCGAACGTGCGGGACTATCTGATCCAGATGAAGTTCAAGCCGCGGCCGCGATATGCCGAAGGCCTGTTCCTCGATCTGGATATCCCCTGTTTCGAGGCGTCACTTGTGGGCGAGATGATTCCGCAGCCGCGGGTCCCGAGCGGTGGAGGAGCCGTTCTCCTGGACGAGAGGCTGGGGCCGGGATTTGCGCTCATCACACAGTCGCCGGCGGCCAGGGCAGCCGCGATTGGCGTCGGTCACGAGATGCTAGGTCTCCCGATGGCGCACGTGCATCTCGACAACGGCGATCCGTTCGCGGATACCGCCAACTGGATGCGGATCGATCCGTCTGCCCGACCGCTGCTCACACACCGCGATCAGGTGATGCTCGTCCGTCCGGACCGCTACTGTGCCGCGAGCTTCGATCCTGCGGAACTGGTGAGCGGCCTGAGCCGCTACAGGTCGTTGTTCTCGAGGGTCAACCTGGCGAGTTCGTCGGCAATCGAACGTGCGGTGGCTTTCAGCGCATCGCCGTGA
- a CDS encoding helix-turn-helix domain-containing protein, whose protein sequence is MRSLQRGLAILQAVNRHNGMKAADIAKLAGVPRPTAYRLLETLEGLGFVIRSQSGDMWRPTLQTKSLSSGFRDKDWVAQIAVPQMMKLGRKLLWPLDLVTFRNFRMEIRESTHNISPFSVDHGMVGRGLPVLDTAGGRAYLAYLPDAEREQVLEALRAELGEEKVGFHEDGPLEFILDRTRQIGLGYRMRGFNERTMSISAPVMAEHRPVACLTMIWIGSALRFEDAVRTHGDALKATARSIADELARLTLENNDL, encoded by the coding sequence GTGCGTTCGCTGCAACGCGGTCTGGCAATCCTCCAGGCCGTGAACAGGCACAATGGAATGAAGGCCGCGGATATCGCCAAGCTGGCTGGGGTCCCACGCCCGACCGCCTACAGGCTGCTCGAGACCCTCGAGGGCCTGGGTTTCGTGATCCGCAGTCAGTCCGGGGATATGTGGCGCCCGACCTTGCAGACCAAATCCTTGAGTTCGGGCTTCAGGGACAAAGACTGGGTTGCGCAGATCGCCGTGCCGCAGATGATGAAACTCGGCCGGAAGCTGCTATGGCCTCTTGACCTGGTCACGTTCCGGAACTTCCGGATGGAGATACGGGAGTCCACGCACAACATCAGTCCCTTTTCGGTCGACCATGGCATGGTGGGCCGAGGTCTGCCCGTTCTCGACACAGCAGGCGGTCGCGCTTACCTGGCTTATCTGCCCGATGCGGAAAGAGAACAGGTCTTGGAGGCCCTACGGGCGGAACTCGGCGAGGAGAAGGTGGGATTCCACGAAGATGGCCCGCTGGAATTCATCCTCGATCGGACGCGCCAGATCGGTCTGGGCTATCGGATGCGGGGCTTCAACGAACGTACCATGAGCATCTCCGCGCCGGTGATGGCCGAACATCGCCCCGTCGCCTGCCTGACCATGATCTGGATCGGGTCCGCGTTGAGGTTTGAAGACGCGGTGCGCACTCACGGCGATGCGCTGAAAGCCACCGCACGTTCGATTGCCGACGAACTCGCCAGGTTGACCCTCGAGAACAACGACCTGTAG
- a CDS encoding TRAP transporter small permease, whose product MLGLAVMTSLDVLLRWLAETPIQGVNDVSAVVMAVVISASIPANLAMKQNISVEVFGSLAGGRAKSALVAFASLVSLIFIILVAWQIVPYTANLRVNGDRTWVLAWPVWPCWTAASVMLIFAAVVQLSVFLADVAALVRGGNSSPDPEDDPAATDAHL is encoded by the coding sequence TTGCTGGGGCTCGCGGTCATGACATCGCTCGATGTACTCCTGCGCTGGTTGGCCGAAACGCCAATCCAGGGCGTGAACGATGTCAGCGCGGTCGTCATGGCCGTGGTGATCTCGGCATCCATCCCTGCCAATCTCGCGATGAAGCAGAACATCTCCGTCGAGGTGTTCGGATCCCTCGCGGGCGGTCGAGCGAAGAGTGCACTGGTCGCCTTTGCGAGCCTCGTTTCGCTGATTTTCATCATCCTCGTTGCCTGGCAAATCGTGCCTTACACCGCCAACTTGCGAGTGAACGGCGACCGTACATGGGTGCTGGCATGGCCGGTATGGCCCTGTTGGACGGCAGCGAGCGTCATGCTGATCTTCGCGGCCGTCGTCCAGCTGTCTGTGTTCCTGGCCGATGTGGCAGCGCTGGTGCGAGGCGGAAACAGCTCGCCGGACCCGGAGGATGATCCGGCCGCCACCGACGCCCACCTCTGA
- a CDS encoding TRAP transporter large permease: MDPLLLALLGFIAMMGLILLHVPIGIAMALVGMVGFAQIAGWAPALTLMASEPASAMANLDLAVIPLFMLMGSLAAAGGLASDVYNLAYALIGHRRGGLATTTIVASGGFGAICGSGVATTATFGRVAMPEMLSRGYRADLAAGSVAAGGTLGIIVPPSSMMILYAVLTEQSVLDLFAAGVVPAIMAIVFYVVAIQIKLMISPEAGPRGALATSAKRWLAVKQAWGVYVLFAVVIGGIYSGIFTVNEAAAIGVVVAFLFALIRRRLGWQRFLKVLAEASAGTAMIYVMVFGATIFSYFMAVTGAAAFLVSVITQLPVPPLAIIAALLVLYICLGAFFDEVAAMVITLPIVAPLILSFGYDLVWWGIINIVVIGIGMLAPPIGINVMVLHSMYKSVPLKTIYVGILPFLCAEFARLTLLTLFPEITLWLPQMIR; this comes from the coding sequence ATGGATCCGCTGCTGCTTGCTCTTCTCGGGTTCATCGCAATGATGGGTCTCATCCTCCTTCACGTACCGATCGGCATCGCCATGGCCCTGGTTGGCATGGTTGGGTTCGCCCAGATTGCCGGGTGGGCTCCGGCCCTGACCTTGATGGCCAGCGAGCCGGCTTCGGCGATGGCGAACCTCGACCTCGCGGTCATCCCGCTGTTCATGCTGATGGGCAGCCTGGCGGCAGCCGGCGGTCTCGCATCCGACGTCTACAACCTTGCCTATGCCCTTATCGGGCACCGTCGTGGCGGCCTGGCCACCACGACGATCGTTGCGAGTGGCGGCTTCGGCGCGATCTGCGGCTCGGGCGTGGCCACGACGGCGACATTCGGCCGGGTGGCAATGCCCGAAATGCTCTCGCGTGGATACAGGGCGGATCTTGCGGCGGGCTCTGTTGCGGCGGGAGGCACGCTCGGCATCATCGTGCCCCCCTCCAGCATGATGATCCTCTACGCCGTGCTGACGGAACAGTCGGTCCTGGACCTGTTCGCCGCCGGCGTGGTGCCCGCCATCATGGCGATCGTCTTCTATGTCGTCGCGATACAGATAAAACTGATGATCAGCCCGGAGGCAGGTCCGCGGGGAGCTCTGGCGACCTCTGCGAAACGGTGGCTGGCCGTGAAGCAGGCATGGGGGGTCTACGTCCTTTTTGCTGTGGTGATCGGCGGCATCTACTCGGGGATATTCACGGTAAACGAAGCCGCGGCCATCGGCGTGGTCGTGGCTTTCCTGTTCGCGCTGATCAGACGCAGGCTCGGATGGCAGCGCTTCCTCAAGGTGCTGGCCGAAGCCAGCGCCGGCACCGCGATGATCTACGTCATGGTCTTCGGGGCGACGATTTTTTCCTACTTCATGGCAGTCACAGGCGCCGCCGCTTTCCTGGTGTCCGTAATCACGCAACTGCCCGTACCGCCGCTGGCGATCATCGCCGCCCTGCTGGTTCTGTACATCTGCCTTGGAGCCTTCTTCGATGAAGTGGCTGCCATGGTAATCACCCTGCCGATAGTCGCGCCCCTTATTCTGTCGTTCGGCTACGATCTCGTCTGGTGGGGCATCATCAACATCGTCGTCATTGGCATCGGCATGCTGGCGCCGCCGATCGGTATCAATGTCATGGTTCTCCACTCCATGTACAAATCGGTGCCGCTGAAGACCATATATGTCGGCATTCTTCCGTTCCTCTGCGCCGAATTCGCGCGCCTTACCTTGCTGACCCTGTTCCCGGAAATCACTCTCTGGCTGCCGCAGATGATCCGGTGA
- a CDS encoding TRAP transporter substrate-binding protein → MNFMTRLLAAAAAIFVATNVVSAQTLRFSSFEPPMAMVTKQILTPWAKDVTDASNGALSVQIFAGGSLGRDPAQQLQLVEQGVADIAWVIPGYSPGRFQEGTVAELPFVVPNASAGSAAMWEMYEKGLFKGDYDKLKVLGIFASFPNFVAATRPVETPSDLQGANFRAPGPTMLAAIKAIGAVPVGGISGPSIADSISKGLIVGTLTQWGAVETFRMGEVITNYNTVPLGATPMLVVMNKAKYESLSEEAKAALDKFSGAAFSKRFGELFDKSMVEARARIAASSKVKILDPDEALLAQWKKAVSVAQTDWIAQNPGGQALYDAFTAAIAAHKTGAQ, encoded by the coding sequence ATGAACTTCATGACTCGCCTACTCGCAGCGGCAGCAGCGATTTTCGTCGCGACCAACGTCGTCTCGGCGCAAACCCTGCGCTTCTCCAGTTTCGAGCCCCCCATGGCCATGGTGACGAAGCAAATCCTCACTCCCTGGGCGAAGGACGTTACTGATGCGTCGAATGGCGCTCTGAGCGTTCAGATTTTCGCGGGAGGGTCGTTGGGTCGAGATCCGGCACAGCAGCTCCAGCTTGTGGAACAAGGTGTCGCCGATATCGCCTGGGTCATTCCGGGCTATTCGCCGGGCCGGTTCCAGGAGGGCACCGTCGCCGAATTGCCGTTCGTGGTCCCCAACGCGAGCGCCGGTTCGGCTGCGATGTGGGAAATGTACGAAAAGGGATTGTTCAAGGGCGACTATGACAAACTGAAGGTGCTTGGGATCTTTGCGTCCTTCCCCAACTTCGTCGCCGCGACACGGCCTGTCGAGACACCGTCCGACCTGCAGGGCGCGAATTTCCGGGCTCCCGGGCCTACGATGCTGGCCGCCATCAAGGCAATCGGCGCAGTGCCAGTCGGTGGCATCAGCGGCCCATCGATCGCCGACAGCATCAGCAAGGGCCTCATTGTGGGCACGCTGACGCAATGGGGCGCTGTCGAGACATTCCGGATGGGTGAGGTCATCACAAACTACAACACCGTCCCGCTCGGGGCCACGCCCATGCTGGTGGTCATGAACAAGGCAAAGTACGAGTCGCTTTCCGAGGAGGCCAAGGCTGCCCTCGACAAGTTCTCGGGTGCCGCGTTCTCCAAGCGGTTCGGCGAACTGTTTGACAAGTCGATGGTGGAAGCGCGCGCACGTATCGCGGCCAGTTCCAAGGTCAAGATCCTTGACCCTGACGAGGCGCTCCTCGCCCAGTGGAAGAAGGCCGTCAGCGTCGCTCAGACCGACTGGATCGCCCAGAATCCCGGCGGCCAGGCTCTCTACGACGCGTTCACCGCGGCCATTGCCGCACACAAGACCGGTGCGCAGTGA